The Candidatus Eisenbacteria bacterium region CCACCGGGGCTCCGATGTAATCTTTGTCTCCAAACGCCTCGTGGCGCAGACCTTGAAAATTCGGTTGACTAAACCGATATTTCAAGGTAGATTCGGAACTATGATTGAACGTAAGGAACACATTGCCATCCTTCGCGGACTTCTTCGGCGGCATCCTGTGGTGGCCATCGTCGGCGCGCGTCAGGTCGGGAAAACGACCCTGGCGAGGTCATTCCTTGCTCAGGCACGTGGTCGGTGCACATACTACGACTTGGAGAATCCGGAAGATCAGGCGCGGCTCGCGGATCCCATGCTGGCCATGAAGAGGCAGAAAGGCCTCGTCGTTATTGACGAGATACAACGCCAGCCCAATCTTTTCCCGATTCTTCGCGTGCTTGTGGACGAACCGGGATCGACGGCACGCTTCCTTGTACTGGGAAGTGCTTCGCCTGACTGTTGAACGTCAATTGTTTTTCCCGTTGGCGACAATTAGAATTCCCGTTTTTTCG contains the following coding sequences:
- a CDS encoding AAA family ATPase; translated protein: MIERKEHIAILRGLLRRHPVVAIVGARQVGKTTLARSFLAQARGRCTYYDLENPEDQARLADPMLAMKRQKGLVVIDEIQRQPNLFPILRVLVDEPGSTARFLVLGSASPDC